One region of Pseudomonas alvandae genomic DNA includes:
- a CDS encoding DUF2269 family protein — protein sequence METLLTLKVLHVAATVVLLACGVSLAVLAWRKRSEGPACTLRRPWLFAWGVMLLCMLSMPFTGWWLVHLVGWPLGQTWLLGSSVIYTVAALSVFWLLARLNRQRTASGGGGKFTWALAIISGIGFLSIAALMGAKPI from the coding sequence ATGGAAACTCTGCTGACCTTGAAAGTGCTGCACGTCGCAGCCACGGTCGTTCTGCTGGCTTGCGGTGTGAGCCTGGCCGTCCTGGCCTGGCGCAAGCGCAGCGAGGGGCCGGCCTGCACGCTGCGGCGCCCATGGCTGTTCGCCTGGGGCGTGATGCTGCTCTGCATGCTGAGCATGCCGTTTACCGGCTGGTGGCTCGTCCATCTGGTGGGCTGGCCGCTGGGCCAAACCTGGCTGCTGGGCTCCAGCGTTATCTATACCGTGGCGGCGCTCAGCGTTTTCTGGCTGTTGGCACGGCTCAATCGTCAGCGAACGGCCAGCGGCGGTGGCGGCAAATTCACCTGGGCGTTGGCGATCATCAGTGGGATCGGTTTCCTGTCCATTGCCGCCTTGATGGGCGCCAAGCCGATCTAA
- the ilvA gene encoding threonine ammonia-lyase, biosynthetic encodes MLEQYVKKILTSRVYDVAVETPLQTARQLSERLGNEVWLKREDLQPVFSFKIRGAYNKLTQLSDEERARGVVTASAGNHAQGLALAAKVLGVKATIVMPKTTPEIKVEGVRSRGGKVVLHGDSFPEALAYSLKLVDEKGYVYIHPYDDPHTIAGQGTVAMEILRQHPGRLDAIFVPVGGGGLIAGIAAYVKYLRPEIKIIGVEPDDSNCLQAAMAAGERVVLPTVGLFADGVAVAQIGQHTFDICKHYVDEVITVSTDEICAAIKDIYDDTRSITEPAGALGVAGIKKYVETRSISGQTLVAIDSGANVNFDRLRHVAERAELGEGREAIIAVTIPEKPGSFKAFCEAIGKRQITEFNYRYNTGSEAHIFVGVQTHPENDPRSKLIASLTEQGFPVLDLTDNELAKLHIRHMVGGHAAHVIDEVVLRFEFPERPGALFNFLNKLGGRWNISMFHYRNHGAADGRVVAGLQVPHDERHLVPAALEEIGYPYWDESDNPAYQLFLG; translated from the coding sequence ATGCTTGAACAGTACGTCAAAAAGATCCTCACCTCGCGCGTTTACGACGTTGCCGTGGAAACCCCGCTGCAGACCGCTCGCCAGCTCTCCGAGCGGCTGGGCAACGAGGTCTGGCTCAAGCGCGAAGACTTGCAACCGGTGTTCTCGTTCAAGATTCGCGGGGCCTACAACAAGCTGACCCAGCTCAGCGACGAAGAGCGCGCCCGCGGCGTGGTCACGGCGTCGGCGGGCAACCATGCCCAGGGCCTGGCGCTGGCCGCCAAGGTGCTGGGGGTGAAAGCCACCATCGTCATGCCCAAGACCACGCCGGAAATCAAGGTCGAAGGCGTGCGCTCCCGTGGCGGCAAAGTGGTGCTGCATGGCGACTCGTTCCCTGAAGCCCTGGCCTATTCGCTAAAGCTGGTGGACGAAAAGGGCTACGTCTACATCCACCCATACGACGATCCTCACACCATTGCCGGGCAGGGCACGGTGGCGATGGAAATCCTGCGCCAGCACCCGGGGCGCCTCGATGCGATTTTCGTCCCGGTGGGCGGTGGCGGGCTGATCGCAGGGATCGCGGCCTATGTGAAATACCTGCGTCCGGAGATCAAGATCATCGGCGTCGAGCCCGACGATTCCAACTGCCTGCAAGCGGCCATGGCCGCTGGCGAGCGCGTGGTCCTGCCCACCGTGGGCCTGTTCGCCGATGGCGTGGCCGTGGCGCAGATCGGCCAGCACACCTTTGATATCTGCAAACACTACGTGGATGAGGTCATCACCGTCAGCACTGACGAGATCTGCGCTGCGATCAAGGATATCTACGACGATACCCGCTCGATTACCGAACCTGCCGGCGCCCTGGGCGTTGCCGGGATCAAGAAATACGTCGAGACGCGCAGCATCAGCGGCCAGACCCTGGTGGCCATCGACTCCGGCGCCAACGTCAACTTCGACCGCCTGCGCCACGTGGCCGAGCGCGCCGAACTGGGTGAAGGCCGCGAAGCGATCATCGCCGTGACCATTCCCGAGAAGCCAGGCAGCTTCAAGGCTTTCTGCGAGGCCATCGGCAAACGCCAGATCACCGAATTCAACTACCGCTACAACACTGGCAGCGAAGCGCACATCTTCGTTGGCGTGCAGACGCACCCGGAAAACGACCCACGCAGCAAGCTGATCGCCAGCCTGACCGAGCAGGGTTTCCCGGTGCTGGACCTGACCGACAACGAACTGGCCAAGCTGCACATTCGCCACATGGTCGGTGGCCATGCGGCTCACGTCATTGACGAAGTGGTCCTGCGTTTCGAATTCCCGGAGCGTCCGGGGGCGCTGTTCAACTTCCTCAACAAGCTGGGCGGTCGTTGGAATATCTCGATGTTCCACTACCGCAACCATGGCGCGGCGGATGGCCGTGTCGTCGCCGGGCTGCAAGTACCCCATGATGAACGCCACCTGGTGCCGGCCGCCCTGGAAGAAATCGGTTATCCGTACTGGGATGAGAGCGACAATCCGGCCTATCAGCTGTTTCTTGGCTGA
- the rpiA gene encoding ribose-5-phosphate isomerase RpiA, whose product MTQDQLKQAVAQAAVDLILPKLDDKSIVGVGTGSTANCFIDALAQHKGAFDGAVASSEATAARLKGHGIPVYELNTVSDLEFYIDGADESDAHLNLIKGGGAALTREKIVAAVAKTFICIADASKLVPVLGAFPLPVEVIPMARSHVARQLVKLGGDPVYREGVLTDNGNIILDVHNLQITHPVELESQINAIVGVVTNGLFAARPADVLLLGTADGVKTLRAE is encoded by the coding sequence ATGACCCAGGATCAACTCAAACAGGCCGTGGCCCAGGCCGCTGTCGACCTCATCCTCCCGAAACTGGATGACAAGAGCATCGTCGGGGTGGGCACCGGCTCTACCGCCAATTGCTTCATCGACGCGCTCGCGCAGCACAAGGGTGCGTTCGATGGCGCGGTCGCCAGCTCCGAAGCCACCGCCGCACGCCTCAAGGGCCACGGCATCCCGGTGTACGAGCTCAACACCGTGAGCGACCTGGAGTTCTACATCGATGGCGCCGACGAAAGCGACGCGCACCTGAACTTGATCAAGGGCGGCGGCGCGGCATTGACCCGTGAGAAAATCGTCGCGGCCGTCGCCAAGACGTTCATCTGCATCGCCGATGCCAGCAAGCTGGTGCCGGTGCTCGGCGCGTTCCCGCTGCCGGTGGAGGTCATCCCGATGGCTCGCAGCCACGTGGCACGCCAGTTGGTGAAGCTGGGCGGCGACCCGGTGTATCGCGAGGGCGTGTTGACCGACAACGGCAACATCATCCTCGATGTGCACAACCTGCAGATCACCCATCCGGTGGAACTGGAAAGCCAGATCAACGCCATCGTCGGTGTGGTCACCAATGGCTTGTTCGCTGCTCGTCCGGCGGATGTGCTGTTGCTGGGGACGGCTGACGGGGTGAAGACCTTGCGGGCTGAGTAA
- a CDS encoding SdiA-regulated domain-containing protein, whose translation MRRLARPKPLIFVLLTFVLVLLITAGQYLRLFERAWFNINTLWHTGSEQAIALDKYQTTVQAQVIEGLDDDVSALTYDPIRKSLFTVTNQNAELIELSLDGKVLRRIALIGFGDPEAVEFISENIYVITDERQQRLIKIHLEEDTRFLDAADAEQITLGVHMNGNKGFEGLAYDSIGKRLFVAKERDPMLIYEVHGFPHHNPEKSYAVHVINNPKRDAGLFVRDLSSLQYDERSGHLLALSDESRLIIELDIDGRPLSTLSLNKGRHGLEKNVPQAEGLAMDDDGNLYVVSEPNLFYVFKKPEP comes from the coding sequence TGATCACCGCAGGACAGTACCTGCGCCTGTTCGAGCGCGCCTGGTTCAACATCAATACCCTGTGGCATACCGGTAGCGAGCAGGCCATTGCCTTGGATAAATATCAGACCACGGTGCAAGCCCAGGTCATCGAAGGACTCGACGATGATGTGTCGGCGCTGACGTACGATCCGATCCGCAAGAGCTTGTTCACCGTGACCAATCAGAATGCCGAACTGATCGAGTTGTCGCTGGACGGCAAGGTCCTGCGGCGCATCGCCCTGATCGGCTTCGGCGACCCGGAAGCGGTGGAATTCATCAGTGAGAACATCTACGTCATCACTGATGAACGCCAGCAACGACTGATCAAGATTCATCTGGAAGAAGACACCCGGTTCCTCGACGCGGCCGACGCCGAGCAAATCACGCTTGGCGTACACATGAACGGCAACAAAGGTTTCGAAGGGTTGGCCTATGACTCGATCGGCAAGCGCCTGTTCGTTGCCAAGGAGCGCGACCCGATGCTGATTTATGAAGTACACGGTTTTCCCCACCACAACCCGGAAAAATCCTACGCAGTTCATGTGATCAATAACCCCAAGCGCGACGCCGGGTTGTTTGTCCGCGATCTCTCAAGTCTTCAATACGACGAACGCAGCGGCCACTTGCTGGCCCTGTCCGATGAGTCGCGGTTGATTATCGAGCTGGACATCGACGGACGACCGCTGAGCACGCTGTCGTTGAACAAGGGTCGCCATGGGCTGGAAAAAAACGTACCGCAGGCCGAAGGCCTGGCCATGGACGACGATGGCAACCTGTACGTGGTTAGCGAGCCGAATCTGTTCTACGTGTTCAAGAAGCCAGAGCCTTGA